Proteins encoded together in one Desulfobaccales bacterium window:
- a CDS encoding CAP domain-containing protein, whose protein sequence is MPKSGKCAVVLALLLTLVVGLPPARAWERIHYLKEVERKVTQLTNEARRDHHLALVERDTTLVDIARCHSDDMLKRNYFSHVSPDGKSIQDRVVPAYSRALSRAGENIWSGHGYDYSDCTLMARVIVDSWMSSPGHRANLLNPDYNYVGVGVSAMGKEVRATQNFILKR, encoded by the coding sequence ATGCCAAAATCTGGAAAGTGTGCGGTTGTGCTTGCCCTTCTGCTGACCCTGGTCGTGGGCCTTCCGCCAGCCCGGGCCTGGGAGCGCATCCACTACCTGAAGGAAGTGGAGCGCAAGGTCACCCAGCTTACAAATGAGGCGCGCCGGGACCATCATTTGGCGCTCGTGGAACGGGATACCACCCTGGTTGACATTGCCCGGTGCCATAGCGATGACATGCTGAAGCGGAATTACTTCAGCCATGTTAGTCCCGATGGCAAATCCATTCAGGATCGGGTGGTTCCGGCCTATTCCCGCGCCTTGTCCCGGGCCGGGGAAAACATTTGGAGCGGCCACGGCTATGATTATTCCGACTGCACCCTCATGGCCCGGGTCATTGTGGATAGCTGGATGAGTTCTCCGGGGCACCGGGCCAACCTGCTCAACCCCGATTACAATTACGTGGGCGTGGGCGTGTCGGCCATGGGCAAAGAGGTCCGGGCCACCCAAAATTTCATCCTGAAACGTTAG
- a CDS encoding FAD-dependent oxidoreductase, which translates to MEPQEQSPLNWSKKILAECIGEELPPCQAACPLDIRVREKFRFLQEGDLAGAMGVVLERCPFPGILGRICTHPCEQACTRNSLDQPIAIAALKRYLADLNPDAVFDVTPGPERPQQIAVVGGGPAGLMAAYELRRFGYPVTLFEAEPFLGGALRLYIPVYRLPRAVLEREVNIVEKLGVEVRLRTRVGRDVHLEDLRRDFAAVFLALGAHKSLRLHIPGEDLTGVLDGIGFLKAVNSGAPPEVGLRVAVIGGGNAAVDAARSAWRCGAQEVHVLYRRTADLMPALASEVEEAHREGIQFNFLTLPVRLEGDGQVKRLVAQKTELGEPDSSGRCCPVPVAGSEFTLEVNTVIAAVGQTADFNFFGPGLAFDTATIYRLETDPVTLKTRIPGVFAGGDLVTGPKSAVEAFAAGRRAALAIHCSLQNQPLPEKLPPLTARGTNLIVDTTGVTITTRQAMPDLSLPERSAQPNAEVELGFTHEVARAEAARCLTCVCSQCVKNCTFLQYYVTQFPYTEKELVRLLDERGGADPLLPYSCHYCGLCQAVCPKDLHAGRPCLSAREALVACNQGPLPPHKGIKNYVRWGASPTFALIRPDPATGKAERVFFPGCSLMGHSTEVVKAAYAHLRKKLPDTGIMLNCCGAPSYFMGEKDVMLRVIGNVARELKTLGAEEIIVACPHCYQTFQEFLPEVNLRTIYEVLGEVGLPPGTQATVPWTFNIQDACGARQAPNIHAAVRGVVKDLGYTVEEMVHNRERSICCGSGGMVPAVAPELAKHMTDFRLSEATHDLITYCASCRARLSKAGHPTLHVLDLAFNPAWQQTKTQPPPHNLLRWWRRWRLKKHFGRL; encoded by the coding sequence ATGGAACCTCAAGAACAATCCCCGCTCAACTGGTCGAAAAAGATTTTAGCCGAGTGCATCGGAGAAGAACTGCCCCCCTGCCAGGCCGCCTGTCCCTTGGATATCCGGGTGCGGGAAAAATTCCGTTTCCTGCAGGAAGGGGACTTAGCCGGGGCAATGGGCGTGGTCCTGGAACGCTGCCCCTTTCCCGGCATTCTGGGCCGCATCTGCACCCACCCGTGTGAGCAGGCCTGCACGCGTAACTCCCTGGACCAGCCCATTGCCATTGCCGCCTTGAAACGCTACCTGGCGGACCTGAATCCCGATGCCGTCTTCGACGTGACGCCAGGCCCGGAGCGGCCCCAGCAGATTGCCGTGGTGGGGGGCGGTCCTGCCGGGCTCATGGCCGCATATGAGCTGCGCCGCTTCGGTTATCCCGTCACGCTCTTCGAAGCCGAACCTTTCCTGGGCGGGGCTCTACGCCTCTATATCCCGGTCTACCGCCTGCCCCGGGCGGTGCTGGAGCGGGAAGTAAATATAGTGGAGAAGTTAGGGGTAGAGGTGCGGCTCCGCACCCGGGTGGGCCGTGATGTTCACCTGGAAGACCTGCGTCGGGATTTCGCCGCAGTCTTTTTGGCCCTGGGAGCCCACAAGAGCCTGCGCCTTCATATCCCCGGCGAAGATTTAACCGGAGTGCTGGACGGCATCGGTTTTTTGAAGGCCGTCAATTCCGGGGCGCCGCCGGAAGTGGGCCTCCGGGTGGCCGTCATTGGCGGCGGCAACGCCGCGGTGGACGCGGCCCGTTCTGCCTGGCGCTGCGGGGCTCAGGAAGTGCATGTCCTGTATCGCCGCACTGCGGACCTCATGCCGGCCCTGGCCTCCGAGGTGGAAGAAGCCCACCGGGAAGGCATCCAGTTTAACTTCCTCACCCTGCCGGTACGCCTGGAAGGGGATGGCCAGGTTAAGCGCCTGGTGGCCCAAAAGACTGAATTGGGAGAGCCCGATAGCAGCGGCAGGTGTTGCCCGGTGCCGGTGGCCGGCTCCGAGTTCACCCTGGAAGTGAACACCGTGATCGCCGCGGTGGGTCAGACCGCGGATTTCAACTTTTTTGGGCCTGGCCTGGCCTTTGACACTGCCACCATTTACCGTCTGGAAACGGACCCCGTGACCCTTAAGACCCGGATTCCGGGAGTCTTTGCCGGGGGCGACCTGGTCACCGGACCCAAAAGCGCAGTGGAAGCCTTTGCCGCGGGGCGCCGGGCCGCCCTGGCCATCCATTGCTCTCTCCAAAATCAGCCGCTTCCGGAGAAGTTACCGCCCCTGACCGCGCGCGGCACTAACCTCATCGTGGACACCACCGGCGTGACGATCACCACCCGCCAGGCCATGCCCGATCTCAGTCTCCCTGAACGGTCGGCCCAGCCAAACGCCGAGGTGGAACTGGGCTTCACTCATGAGGTGGCACGGGCCGAAGCCGCCCGCTGCCTCACCTGCGTCTGTTCCCAGTGTGTCAAGAACTGCACCTTTCTCCAGTACTACGTTACACAGTTCCCTTATACTGAAAAAGAACTGGTGCGTCTCTTAGACGAGCGGGGCGGCGCTGACCCCCTGCTCCCCTATTCCTGTCACTATTGCGGTCTCTGCCAGGCGGTTTGCCCCAAGGACCTCCACGCCGGGAGACCCTGCCTGTCGGCCCGGGAAGCCCTGGTGGCCTGCAACCAGGGACCGCTGCCCCCTCACAAGGGCATCAAGAATTACGTCAGGTGGGGGGCGTCTCCCACCTTTGCCTTGATCCGTCCCGACCCGGCTACCGGCAAGGCGGAGCGAGTCTTTTTTCCGGGCTGCTCGCTCATGGGCCACTCAACCGAGGTGGTGAAGGCGGCCTACGCTCACCTGCGCAAAAAATTGCCGGATACCGGGATCATGCTCAATTGTTGCGGCGCGCCCAGCTATTTTATGGGCGAAAAAGACGTCATGCTCCGGGTCATCGGAAATGTGGCCCGGGAATTAAAAACTCTGGGGGCTGAAGAAATCATTGTGGCGTGCCCTCACTGCTACCAGACCTTCCAAGAATTTCTGCCCGAGGTTAACCTCCGCACCATTTACGAAGTGCTGGGCGAAGTGGGCCTGCCCCCCGGCACCCAGGCGACCGTCCCTTGGACCTTCAACATCCAGGATGCCTGCGGCGCGCGCCAGGCTCCAAATATCCATGCAGCAGTGCGGGGCGTAGTGAAGGATTTGGGATATACTGTGGAAGAAATGGTCCATAACCGGGAGCGCAGCATCTGTTGCGGCTCCGGCGGCATGGTGCCCGCGGTGGCCCCGGAACTGGCAAAGCACATGACCGATTTTCGCCTGTCCGAAGCCACCCACGACCTGATCACCTACTGCGCCTCCTGCCGGGCTCGCTTGAGCAAGGCGGGCCACCCCACGCTCCACGTCCTGGACTTGGCCTTCAACCCGGCCTGGCAGCAGACCAAAACCCAGCCTCCGCCCCATAACCTGCTGCGCTGGTGGCGCCGCTGGCGGCTGAAAAAGCATTTTGGGAGGCTGTAA
- a CDS encoding methylated-DNA--[protein]-cysteine S-methyltransferase: protein MRKNSPNPDKEWIVYLSDTPVGPLRLSFTDQGLTALEFSGDDTATPPEQDSYPSHLKPLIDAAKRELTAYFEGAPADFSELALDPQGTPFQRRVWQELRRIPRGQAISYKELAQRVGKPKASRAVGQANAQNPIALIIPCHRVIAADGTLGGYSSGLERKRWLLKHEGAM from the coding sequence ATGCGAAAAAATTCACCGAACCCCGACAAAGAATGGATAGTTTATCTGTCGGATACGCCCGTGGGGCCATTGCGGCTTTCTTTTACAGACCAAGGCCTCACCGCCCTGGAGTTTTCCGGGGACGACACAGCGACTCCGCCGGAGCAAGACTCTTACCCGTCACACCTGAAGCCGCTCATTGACGCGGCCAAACGGGAGCTAACGGCTTATTTCGAGGGAGCACCCGCCGATTTCTCCGAGCTCGCTTTAGACCCCCAGGGCACCCCCTTTCAGCGCCGGGTCTGGCAGGAACTGCGGCGGATTCCTCGGGGTCAAGCCATCTCTTATAAAGAATTGGCCCAGCGGGTCGGCAAACCCAAGGCCAGCCGCGCTGTAGGCCAGGCCAATGCCCAGAACCCCATCGCCCTCATCATCCCCTGCCACCGGGTCATCGCCGCAGACGGCACCCTGGGGGGCTACAGTTCGGGCCTGGAACGCAAGCGCTGGCTGCTTAAACACGAAGGCGCGATGTAA
- a CDS encoding pentapeptide repeat-containing protein, with the protein MSRGRARTLRPHWLGMLLLGLLALLLLTSGLAPAQETKATETKKPWTGKLADGREITQDDLDRILQAHALWFKSDHKEGQQADLSKAFLIGANLGGVFLDEANLSGANLLGANLSGVVLPGANLSGATLAGANLSGAILRDANLSEAMLAKANLSRAQLFNANLNGANLNRANLSGANFELANLSGADLYRANLSGAFFQPKPGSVPDVSLLLKIEGLASLRYEASSHALVELRETYKKAGLREPERQVTYALNHARREKLWEEGGFLGKLESLFNLVCFEWSCQYGMRPGRPLEILGLGLFLFTPFYLLALRSRDRETGIWLVLPPERIIGGGAKVRPLKLTGHTPFRPIPPRHWPRFKAKLRRGLRRVRLAFYFSLLSAFNLGWRELNVGSWISRLQKHEYTLRATGWVRTVAGLQSLLSVYLLALWVLTYFGRPFD; encoded by the coding sequence ATGAGTCGAGGGAGAGCCAGGACTTTGAGGCCGCACTGGTTGGGCATGCTTCTCCTGGGGTTGCTTGCCCTCCTGCTCCTGACCTCTGGCCTCGCACCCGCGCAAGAGACCAAGGCAACCGAGACCAAGAAACCCTGGACCGGCAAGCTGGCAGACGGCCGGGAGATTACCCAGGATGATCTGGACCGGATCCTCCAGGCGCATGCCTTATGGTTCAAAAGTGATCACAAAGAGGGGCAACAGGCCGACCTGAGCAAGGCCTTTCTTATTGGGGCCAACCTGGGCGGAGTCTTTCTGGATGAGGCCAACCTGAGCGGGGCCAATCTGCTCGGGGCCAACCTAAGCGGTGTCGTTCTTCCCGGAGCCAACCTGAGCGGGGCCACCTTGGCAGGGGCCAACCTGAGCGGAGCCATCCTTCGGGACGCAAACCTGAGTGAGGCCATGCTTGCAAAAGCCAACCTGAGCCGGGCCCAGCTGTTCAACGCCAACCTGAACGGAGCGAACCTTAACAGGGCCAACCTGAGCGGGGCCAACTTTGAATTGGCCAACCTAAGCGGAGCCGATCTTTACAGGGCCAACCTGAGCGGGGCCTTTTTCCAACCCAAACCTGGCTCGGTGCCCGATGTATCATTATTGCTGAAAATTGAGGGGCTTGCATCATTACGATATGAGGCCTCATCCCACGCCCTGGTGGAACTCCGGGAAACCTACAAAAAGGCAGGGCTGCGGGAGCCGGAGCGCCAGGTGACCTATGCCCTGAACCACGCCCGCCGGGAAAAGTTATGGGAAGAAGGGGGCTTTCTGGGCAAGCTGGAGAGCCTCTTTAACCTGGTCTGCTTCGAATGGTCCTGCCAGTACGGCATGAGGCCCGGCCGGCCCCTGGAGATTTTGGGCCTGGGGCTGTTTCTCTTCACTCCTTTTTATCTCCTGGCCTTGCGGAGCCGGGACCGGGAGACGGGCATTTGGCTGGTGCTGCCGCCGGAGCGCATTATCGGCGGGGGGGCGAAAGTCAGGCCATTAAAATTGACCGGCCACACCCCCTTCCGCCCCATCCCGCCTAGGCATTGGCCCAGGTTCAAGGCCAAGTTACGTCGCGGCCTGCGCCGGGTGCGTCTGGCCTTTTACTTCAGCCTGCTCTCCGCCTTTAACCTGGGCTGGCGGGAGCTCAACGTTGGGAGCTGGATTTCCCGCCTCCAGAAGCATGAATACACCCTCAGGGCCACGGGCTGGGTGCGGACGGTGGCTGGGCTCCAGTCGCTGTTGAGCGTCTACCTGCTGGCCCTCTGGGTTCTCACCTACTTCGGGCGGCCTTTTGACTAA
- a CDS encoding thermonuclease family protein encodes MEGVIDGDTLVLAGGARVRVLGIDAPEVERDGQPADFLAHKAKAVLSDLTLNRQVSLEYDRLRYDHYNRLLAYVFLPGHTMINTEMVRQGLARVYFIAPNMRYQKVLLAAQQEAIEAQRGIWQKLLKQDEPYYLGNQDTFRLHRPKCPLAAKMARANQVRFTSLKDAYLQGYSPCRSCKP; translated from the coding sequence GTGGAGGGAGTCATTGACGGGGATACCCTGGTGTTGGCCGGTGGGGCCAGGGTGCGGGTCCTGGGTATCGATGCTCCGGAAGTGGAGCGGGACGGCCAGCCGGCGGATTTTCTGGCCCATAAGGCCAAAGCGGTTCTCAGCGATCTGACCCTTAACCGGCAGGTGAGTCTGGAGTACGACCGGCTGCGTTACGACCACTACAATCGCCTCCTGGCTTATGTCTTTCTGCCGGGCCATACTATGATAAATACCGAGATGGTGCGCCAGGGCTTGGCCCGAGTCTACTTCATCGCGCCCAATATGCGCTACCAGAAGGTCCTACTGGCGGCCCAACAAGAGGCCATCGAGGCCCAACGGGGCATCTGGCAAAAACTTCTTAAGCAAGACGAACCTTACTACCTGGGGAACCAGGACACCTTCCGCCTGCACCGCCCCAAGTGCCCTCTGGCCGCCAAGATGGCCCGGGCCAACCAGGTGCGCTTCACTTCGCTCAAAGACGCCTACCTTCAGGGCTACAGCCCCTGCCGGAGTTGCAAACCTTAA
- a CDS encoding UDP-glucuronic acid decarboxylase family protein, giving the protein MARILITGGAGFIGSHLVEYLLNRNHEILCLDNYFTGSKANLLHLRDHPRLEMIRHDVVNAIMLEVDQVYHLACPASPVHYQYNPVKTIKTNVLGTLNMLGLAKRVKARILLASTSEVYGDPQVHPQPEGYWGNVNPIGVRSCYDEGKRVAETLMMDYHRQNQVDTRIARIFNTFGPRMALNDGRVISNFIVQALTGQDITIYGEGQQTRSFSYVSDLVEGLVRLMNKDGVSDPVNLGNPGEFTIMEAAQKVLGLINTPSAIIHRPLPPDDPGRRRPDISRARELLGWQPNVPLEAGLKETIPYFAERLKQENLSVVASLNF; this is encoded by the coding sequence ATGGCCCGGATTTTGATCACCGGCGGAGCAGGGTTCATCGGCTCCCATCTGGTGGAGTATCTGCTGAACCGGAATCACGAGATTCTCTGCCTGGATAATTATTTCACCGGCTCCAAAGCCAACCTCCTCCATCTGCGGGACCATCCCCGGCTGGAGATGATCCGTCACGATGTGGTAAACGCCATCATGTTGGAGGTGGACCAGGTCTATCACCTGGCTTGTCCGGCCTCGCCGGTGCACTACCAATACAACCCGGTCAAGACCATCAAGACCAACGTACTGGGGACCCTGAACATGTTGGGGCTGGCAAAGAGGGTGAAAGCCCGGATTCTTCTGGCCTCCACTTCCGAGGTCTACGGCGACCCCCAGGTTCACCCCCAGCCTGAGGGGTATTGGGGAAACGTGAACCCCATCGGGGTCCGGAGCTGTTATGACGAGGGGAAACGAGTGGCCGAGACCCTGATGATGGACTATCACCGCCAGAACCAGGTGGATACCCGCATCGCCCGCATCTTCAACACCTTTGGACCTCGGATGGCCCTGAATGACGGCCGGGTGATCAGCAACTTCATCGTCCAGGCCCTTACCGGTCAGGACATCACCATTTATGGGGAAGGACAGCAAACCCGATCATTCTCTTATGTGTCCGATCTGGTGGAAGGGCTGGTGCGGTTGATGAATAAAGACGGCGTGTCCGATCCCGTCAACCTGGGCAACCCGGGTGAGTTCACCATCATGGAGGCGGCCCAAAAGGTCCTGGGGTTGATCAACACACCTTCGGCCATCATCCACCGGCCTCTGCCCCCGGATGATCCGGGGCGGCGGCGGCCGGACATCTCCCGGGCCCGGGAGTTGCTGGGCTGGCAGCCTAACGTGCCTCTGGAGGCCGGCCTGAAGGAGACCATTCCTTATTTTGCGGAAAGACTCAAGCAGGAGAACTTGTCAGTGGTGGCTTCCCTTAATTTCTAA